The Branchiostoma floridae strain S238N-H82 chromosome 10, Bfl_VNyyK, whole genome shotgun sequence genome has a segment encoding these proteins:
- the LOC118424279 gene encoding echinoidin-like, which yields MLIGFLQRFQTRTGRGRGLWTGLTDKAAEGTFEWEDGTAFDPEGYTNWAEGVLEERQGGLRDCVFMKKDDGWQWNIQKCETRRERNAFICKAPKAPVPSEC from the exons ATGCTGATCGGTTTTCTCCAACGCTTCCAAAC TCGTACTGGGAGAGGACGCGGTCTGTGGACTGGTCTGACGGATAAAGCCGCCGAGGGTACTTTCGAGTGGGAGGACGGCACGGCATTTGACCCAGAAGGCTACACCAACTGGGCTGAGGGTGTTCTTGAAGAACGTCAAGGCGG GCTACGTGATTGTGTCTTCATGAAAAAGGACGACGGCTGGCAGTGGAACATCCAAAAATGTGAGACCCGGCGGGAGAGAAACGCCTTCATATGTAAAGCACCCAAGGCTCCTGTGCCCTCCGAATGCTAA